TTGGAGGAGAACTCGCCGAAGGTCAGGTGCTGCGACTTGTTCTCGATCAGGCCGTGGGTCGCGACGTCCCAGAAGGCGGTGGAGCCGCCGTTGCCCAGGATCACCTCGTAGCCCTCGGGCAGCGAGAAGAGGTCGCGGATGCCGGCACGCACCTCGCCGACCAGGTTCTTCACCGGAGCCTGGCGGTGGGACGTGCCGAGGAGGGAGGTGCCCGTGGCGGCCAGGGCGTCCAGCGCCTCCGTACGCACCTTGGAGGGGCCCGCGCCGAAACGGCCGTCGGCGGGCTTCATGTCAGCGGGAATCTGGATCTCAGCCACGAGGCGGAGCGTATCCGGTCGGAAGGGTCGCGGCTGAACGATGTCCGCCGGATGAGACGACCACTGAGACATGCTGAGCTCGTGCGAAACGACGAAGCGAGGAGCGGGGCGAAGCGCGGGGCGAGCTCCGGGGCGCTGCGGGACACGCTGCGGGAGGCGGTTTCCGGCGAGGTCGACTTCTCCACCACCGCCCGGGCCCTGACCACGATGGACGCGTCCAACTACCGCCGGGTCCCGCTGGGCGTGGTCGCGCCGCGCGACGCGGACGACGTCGCGGCGGTGCTCGACGTCTGCCGCACGCACGGGGTGCCGGTCGTGGCGCGCGGCGGCGGCACGTCGATCGCCGGGCAGGCGACCGGGACCGGCGTCGTGCTCGACCTCACCCGCCACCTGCGCACGATCGTGTCCGTCGACCCGGAGGCGCGGACGGCCGTCGTCCAGCCCGGGGTCGTGCTCGACCGGCTGCGGGAGGCGGCCCGCCCGTACGGCCTGACCTTCGGGCCGGACCCGTCCACGCACAGCCGCTGCACGCTCGGCGGCATGATCGGCAACAACGCCTGCGGGGCGCACTCGGTTGCCTGGGGCACGACCGCCGACAACCTGACGGGGCTCGACGTCCTCACGTACGGGGGCGAGCGCCTGCGGCTCGGCCGGGACTGGCGGGGCGCGCCGGCCGGGCTGCGGGAGCTGGTGGGGCGGAACCTGGCGGCGCTGCGGACCGGCTACCCGGCCGGGCTGCCGCGCCGGATCTCCGGGTACGCGCTGGACGCGCTGCTGCCGGAGCGGGGCGCGGACGTGGCCCGGTCGTTCTGCGGCAGCGAGGGCACGCTCGGGGTGGTGACGGAGGCGACGGTGCGGCTGGTGCCGCTGCCGGCCGCGCCGGTCCTCGTGGTGCTCGGGTACGCGGACGAGAGCGCGGCGGCGGACGCGGCGGCGGGGCTGCTGGAGTGCGCGCCGCTGACCGTGGAGGGCATGGCTGCGGACCTCGTACGGGGCGTCGAAGGGCTCCCGCGGGGCGGGGCGTGGCTGTTCTGCGAGGTGGACGGCCGGGACGCGGCGGGGGCGCTGGTCCGGGCCGCGGACGCGCTGGACGCGGCCGTGGTGACGGACCCGGCCGGGCAGCGGGCGCTCTGGCGGATCCGGGAGGACGCGGCGGGCACGGCGACGCGGATGCCGGACGGGACGGAGGCCTGGCCCGGCTGGGAGGACTGCGCGGTGCCGCCGGCCCGACTGGGCGCCTACCTGCGGGACTTCCGGGCCCTGCTGGCCGAGCACGGCCTGCGCGGGGCGCCGTACGGGCACTTCGGCGACGGCTGCATCCATGTCCGCATCGACTTCGACCTGTTCACGGGGCAGGGGGTACGGGACTTCCGCCGGTTCTCGGAGGAGGTGGCGGACCTGGTGGTCGCGCACGGCGGGTCGCTGTCGGGGGAGCACGGGGACGGGGTCGCGCGGGCGGAGCTGCTGCCGAGGATGTACGGGGCGGAGCTGGTCGGGCTCTTCGGCGAGGTGAAGGACCTGTGGGACCCGGCCGGGGGTCTGAACCCCGGGATGCTGGTGCGGCCGGGGCGGCTCGACGAGGGGCTGCGGTTCGCGGGACTGCCGGTGGTGGGCCCGGGCCGGGAGGTCGCGCGGTGCGTGGGGGTCGCGAAGTGCCGGGTGGAGGGCCCGAGTTCGGGCCCGGGGTTGATGTGCCCTTCGTACCGGGCGACGGGGGAGGAGCGGCACTCGACGCGCGGCCGGGCGCGGCTGCTGCACGAGATGGCGCTCGGCGAGGTGATCACGGAAGGGGCGCGCTCGGAGGAGGTCCGGGAGGCGTTGGACCTGTGCCTGTCGTGCAAGGGCTGCCGGAGCGACTGCCCGGTGGGCGTGGACATGGCCGCGTACAAGGCGGAGTTCACGGCGGGCTACTACGCGGGCCGGCCGTGGCGGCGGCCGCGCTCGCACTGGACGGTGGGCCGTCTGCCGGAGTGGCTGGCACGGGGCCGGTGGCTGGTGGCGGCCGGGGCGCGGCTGCCGTTCGCGGCGCGGCTGGCCGGGGTGACGCCGGAGCGGGAGCTGCCGCGCGTGGCTGCGCGGAGTTTCGTGTCGCGGTTCGGGCGGCGGCGGACCGGCGGCGACGTCCTCCTGTGGCCGGACACCTTCACGAACCACCTGGCGCCGGAGGTGGGCGAGGCGGCGGTACGGGTCCTCGACGCGGCCGGGATCGAGGCGGGGCTGCCGCCGGGACGGGTGTGCTGTGGCCTGCCGTACGTCTCGACGGGGCAGCTCGACCGGGCGCGGAAGGTGATGCGCCGGACACTGGACACGATGGCCGGGGCGCTCGGGCGGCCGGTCGTGGTCCTGGAGCCGTCGTGCGCGGCGACCCTCCGTACGGACCTCCCGGAACTGCTGCCGGAGGATGCGCGGGCGGCGCAACTGGCCGCGTCGGTACGGACGTTCGCGGAGACGCTGGAGGAGTTCGCGCCGGACTGGGAGCCGCCGCGCCTCGACCTGCAGGCCGTGGGCCAGACCCACTGTCACCAGCACGCGGTCCTGGGTGACGCGGCGGACCGGCGACTGCGCGC
This sequence is a window from Streptomyces sp. HUAS YS2. Protein-coding genes within it:
- a CDS encoding FAD-binding and (Fe-S)-binding domain-containing protein; translated protein: MRRPLRHAELVRNDEARSGAKRGASSGALRDTLREAVSGEVDFSTTARALTTMDASNYRRVPLGVVAPRDADDVAAVLDVCRTHGVPVVARGGGTSIAGQATGTGVVLDLTRHLRTIVSVDPEARTAVVQPGVVLDRLREAARPYGLTFGPDPSTHSRCTLGGMIGNNACGAHSVAWGTTADNLTGLDVLTYGGERLRLGRDWRGAPAGLRELVGRNLAALRTGYPAGLPRRISGYALDALLPERGADVARSFCGSEGTLGVVTEATVRLVPLPAAPVLVVLGYADESAAADAAAGLLECAPLTVEGMAADLVRGVEGLPRGGAWLFCEVDGRDAAGALVRAADALDAAVVTDPAGQRALWRIREDAAGTATRMPDGTEAWPGWEDCAVPPARLGAYLRDFRALLAEHGLRGAPYGHFGDGCIHVRIDFDLFTGQGVRDFRRFSEEVADLVVAHGGSLSGEHGDGVARAELLPRMYGAELVGLFGEVKDLWDPAGGLNPGMLVRPGRLDEGLRFAGLPVVGPGREVARCVGVAKCRVEGPSSGPGLMCPSYRATGEERHSTRGRARLLHEMALGEVITEGARSEEVREALDLCLSCKGCRSDCPVGVDMAAYKAEFTAGYYAGRPWRRPRSHWTVGRLPEWLARGRWLVAAGARLPFAARLAGVTPERELPRVAARSFVSRFGRRRTGGDVLLWPDTFTNHLAPEVGEAAVRVLDAAGIEAGLPPGRVCCGLPYVSTGQLDRARKVMRRTLDTMAGALGRPVVVLEPSCAATLRTDLPELLPEDARAAQLAASVRTFAETLEEFAPDWEPPRLDLQAVGQTHCHQHAVLGDAADRRLRARAGLSGDLSGGCCGLAGNFGFEPGHYGVSVACAEDQLLPAVREAAEDAVLLADGYSCRTQLAHLTARRARHLAEVLAEALPGDVIPSR